The DNA sequence GTCGGTGGCGTTACGCCGGGCAAAGGCGGCACGGAAGTCGAAGGCGTGCCGGTGTTTGACACCGTTTCCGAAGCGGTCGAAAAAACAGGCGCGAACGCCTCGGTCATTTACGTTCCGCCGGCGTTTGCTGCAGACGCTATTATGGAAGCGGTCGACGCCGGGCTTGATCTTGTCGTCTGCATCACCGAAGGCATTCCGGTGCTCGATATGGTGAAAGTGAAGCGGTACATGGAAGGGAAAAAGACTCGCCTCATCGGCCCGAACTGCCCGGGCGTCATTACGCCGGAAGAGTGCAAAATCGGCATTATGCCGGGCTACATCCATAAAAAAGGGCACGTCGGCATCGTCTCGCGCTCCGGCACGCTGACGTATGAAGCGGTTCACCAATTGACGCAAGCCGGCATCGGCCAATCGACGGCGGTCGGCATTGGCGGCGACCCGGTCAACGGCACGAATTTCATCGATGTGCTGAAGGCGTTTAACGAAGACGAGGAGACGTACGCGGTCATTATGATCGGCGAAATCGGCGGCACGGCGGAAGAAGAAGCGGCCGAATGGGTGAAAGCGAACATGACGAAGCCGGTCGTCGGCTTTATCGGCGGGCAAACGGCGCCTCCGGGCAAACGGATGGGCCATGCCGGCGCTATCATTTCCGGCGGCAAAGGCACGGCGGCGGAAAAAATCAAGAAAATGACCGAATGCGGCATCAAAGTAGCGGAAACGCCGGCCGTCATCGGCGAAACGCTCATTTCGGTCTTGAAAGAGCGCGGTTTATACGAAAAATGCAAAACGCATTAACATGGGGCTCCGCACGTTGCCGTGCGGGGCGCTGTTTGCCATTGACGCAGAAAGGAGAATGGTATGTACGATACAGTTCGCGACCGGCTCATTCATCTTCACCATTGCCGCGGAGCCGGCTGGAAGACGATCCGCTCTCTGCTTGACGCGGACCCGACGCTTGCCGCTCCATTTTTCATGTCCCCTCAATCCCTTCGCCCGCTCGTTCCGCTTACTTCTCAACAATTCGCTGCTTTTTTCCGCGACCTGCATTCCATTGATCTTCACCGGCTCATCAAAACGTATCAAGCTCGCCGCATTCACGTCATAACCGTGTTCGATGATCACTATCCGCCGCTGTTAAAGCAT is a window from the Geobacillus stearothermophilus ATCC 12980 genome containing:
- the sucD gene encoding succinate--CoA ligase subunit alpha, which gives rise to MSVFVNKDTKVIVQGITGSQGLFHTKQMIEYGTNIVGGVTPGKGGTEVEGVPVFDTVSEAVEKTGANASVIYVPPAFAADAIMEAVDAGLDLVVCITEGIPVLDMVKVKRYMEGKKTRLIGPNCPGVITPEECKIGIMPGYIHKKGHVGIVSRSGTLTYEAVHQLTQAGIGQSTAVGIGGDPVNGTNFIDVLKAFNEDEETYAVIMIGEIGGTAEEEAAEWVKANMTKPVVGFIGGQTAPPGKRMGHAGAIISGGKGTAAEKIKKMTECGIKVAETPAVIGETLISVLKERGLYEKCKTH